The sequence CCAAAGCTGTAGATCTCTTTTTCGGGGGAATGGCCACCTGcttcgctctcttgctctgcctggtggtcacccattcccttcctgcctgtggagtctgagcctccGGTGTGACCATCTGtgacactggaaatgttcccgacTTCCCACATGGAGCATGAGGAGCAAACCAAGGCTTTGTGTTCTCCTGCAATGACTTACACTTTTAAATTAAAGCTTTGGAAGATGCTTGATATTAGATAAAATCCAATTCTCTGTGGCCCTTCCATGCTTGTCTTTGTGACTGCCAATTAGAGCCCTGacagattataaaccacaaaacTTATTTTCAAACCATAATTGATGAAAGATGTAAAGACTTACCGACCTTGCCCACTACTTACCAATTAGCTCTCACTTGTAGCCtcagctgcagcagggcaagTCCACTCTCTGAAAATGTAAAAGTTAAGAAGCAAATAAAGTTAGAGTAAAACTGCCAAGGTATATTTTGTCTGATATCATGTGATATTTTAACAACTTAGTAATGCCACTGGTTATACTATATATACTGCTATTTCTGTACAATAATTCTATCTGGTCTCCGTTAACAGGATGGCATCATACACAGGAATGGAGTCTCCTATGCATCTGATTAAGAATTCAGCTGATGGAAAACTGTCTGTAGCTAAAGATGCTGTGGACATGTTAAAGAAAATGAATCAGCCTTTGGTTGTTGTGGCTCTGGTTGGGAAATACCGCACAGGAAAATCATTCCTGCTAAACCAACTTGCTGGAAGAAAGACAGGTCAGTGTGAGATTGTGAAAGAATTGACACTTACTGTGGGTGTGATTACTGACTGTGTGTAGAACTGGACACTGAAGGAATGTC comes from Scyliorhinus canicula chromosome 1, sScyCan1.1, whole genome shotgun sequence and encodes:
- the LOC119976659 gene encoding guanylate-binding protein 1-like isoform X2 — its product is MASYTGMESPMHLIKNSADGKLSVAKDAVDMLKKMNQPLVVVALVGKYRTGKSFLLNQLAGRKTGFPVGGSVQSETKGIWMWCRPHPCGDNRCMVLLDTEGLGDVEKEGDDLRMIDTEKAVSL